A stretch of the Channa argus isolate prfri chromosome 9, Channa argus male v1.0, whole genome shotgun sequence genome encodes the following:
- the klhl41a gene encoding kelch-like protein 41a encodes MDPQGLREDLRLFQSTLLQDGLKDLLNENKLIDCILKVGERSIPCHRLIMAACSPYFRELYFSEDGKELDNKEVVLENLDPNIMDMIVNYVYSAEIDINDNNVQDILIVANRFQIPSVFTVCVNYLQKKLSKSNCLAIYRLALMLNCVRLAMSARDYIADRFETIAKDEDFLELAPPELFAIIGTDVLNVEKEEVVFESLMRWISKDKEKRVKFLEEGFDCIRFRLLPEKYLKEKVEKDDLIKADPELLKKLKVIREAFAGKLPERKKEKGDEEGEDDKLPGYLNDNRRQGMYTKDMLLMINDTAAVAYDTQENECFLAAMTEQIPRNHVSLISKNNSLYVLGGLFADEEDKENPLQCYFYQLDSLASDWIALPPMPSPRCLFALGEFENLIFAVAGKDLQSNESHDTVLCYDTEKMKWSETKKLPLKIHGHCVVNANGLVYCIGGKTDDNKTTNKMFAYNHKRSEWKELASMKIPRCMFGAVIHNGKIVVAGGINEEGLTATCEAYDFGTNMWSPFTEFPQERSSVNLVSCGGLLYAVGGFALLENENKECAPGEITDIWQYEDDKKQWAGMIREMRYAAGASCVSMRLNAVRMPKL; translated from the exons ATGGATCCTCAAGGCCTGAGAGAAGATCTCCGTCTGTTTCAAAGCACGTTGCTGCAGGATGGCCTCAAAGACCTTCTGAATGAGAACAAGTTAATTGACTGTATCTTAAAGGTCGGAGAAAGAAGCATCCCCTGCCACCGACTTATTATGGCAGCATGTAGTCCTTATTTCCGGGAGCTTTACTTCTCCGAGGATGGCAAGGAGTTGGACAACAAGGAAGTTGTTCTGGAGAACCTGGACCCTAATATCATGGACATGATTGTGAATTACGTGTACTCAGCTGAGATTGACATCAACGATAACAATGTACAGGATATTTTGATTGTGGCCAATCGCTTCCAGATCCCCtcagtgtttacagtttgtgtgaATTATCTGCAGAAGAAGCTGTCAAAGAGCAACTGCCTTGCCATCTACCGACTGGCACTGATGCTGAACTGTGTCAGACTTGCAATGTCAGCTCGAGATTACATCGCAGATCGGTTTGAGACCATAGCCAAGGATGAGGATTTCTTAGAGCTTGCTCCACCTGAACTATTTGCCATTATTGGCACAGATGTactaaatgtagaaaaagaggAGGTTGTGTTTGAGTCTCTCATGAGGTGgatcagcaaagacaaagagaagcgAGTGAAATTCTTAGAAGAGGGCTTTGACTGCATTCGTTTTCGCTTGCTCCCTGAGAAATACTTGAAGGAAAAGGTGGAGAAAGATGACCTTATCAAGGCTGATCCTGAGCTTCTCAAAAAACTTAAAGTTATAAGGGAAGCTTTTGCGGGAAAGCTGcctgaaaggaaaaaggaaaaaggtgatgaagaaggagaggacGACAAGCTGCCAGGTTACCTGAACGATAACCGCAGACAGGGCATGTATaccaaagacatgttgttaaTGATTAATGACACTGCTGCTGTGGCCTACGACACCCAGGAGAATGAATGTTTTCTTGCTGCAATGACTGAGCAAATCCCCCGAAACCATGTCAGTCTGATATCAAAGAACAACAGTCTGTATGTGTTGGGAGGACTCTTTGctgatgaagaggacaaagaaaacCCATTACAATGTTACTTCTACCAG TTGGACAGTCTCGCCTCCGATTGGATTGCTCTTCCCCCAATGCCATCTCCCAGGTGTCTCTTTGCTTTAGGGGAGTTTGAAAACCTCATCTTTGCTGTAGCAGGAAAAGATTTACAGTCCAATGAGTCTCATGACACTGTTTTGTGCTATGACACAGA aaaaatgaaatggagTGAAACAAAAAAGTTGCCCTTGAAAATCCATGGTCACTGTGTGGTGAATGCAAATGGGCTGGTGTACTGCATTGGAGGCAAAACGGATGATAA CAAAACAACCAACAAGATGTTTGCATACAACCACAAGAGGTCAGAGTGGAAGGAGCTGGCTTCAATGAAGATACCCCGGTGTATGTTTGGAGCGGTTATTCATAATGGAAAGATTGTTGTGGCTGGAGGAATCAATGAAGAAGGCCTGACAGCTACATGTGAAGCATATGACTTTGGAACCAACAT GTGGTCACCCTTCACAGAGTTTCCCCAGGAGAGAAGTTCAGTCAACCTGGTCAGCTGTGGAGGGCTCCTGTACGCTGTAGGTGGTTTCGCCCTCTtggagaatgaaaacaaagagtGTGCACCTGGTGAAATCACTGACATCTGGCA GTATGAAGATGACAAGAAACAGTGGGCTGGAATGATCAGAGAGATGCGTTATGCAGCTGGAGCTTCCTGTGTGTCAATGCGCCTGAATGCTGTCAGGATGCCCAAACTGTAA